A window of Citrus sinensis cultivar Valencia sweet orange chromosome 7, DVS_A1.0, whole genome shotgun sequence contains these coding sequences:
- the LOC102627542 gene encoding probable disease resistance protein At5g63020 isoform X1 has protein sequence MGNLISTFLPADLFDRISNCVGEQAKYVWGLEKNLRILETELHKLTRARADLKTRVEVEQQRPRTRRTNQVAGWLEDVQNLETEFTELERVRAQEMDRLCLGGLCSKNFVLSYNYGTKVVELTDRVINLKKDGEKIEVVVEKAPDGAAIELPLDHTVVGQELLLGQVWRCITDQEKNRGIIGLYGIGGVGKTTLLKQVNNNFCHQQHNFDVVIWAAVSTLQDDIGKRIGFSEDRNWKEKSLQDKAVDIASILSGKKFVLLLDDIWEPIDLTQLGVPLQNLNDGSKIVLTTRSAGVCDQMDAEKVEVSSLAHDEAWKLFQEMIERSTLDSHTSIPGLAETLARECGGLPLALKTVGRAMKSQRKVGDWKRAIHKMRTSASKFSGMKEEVFSRLKFSYDSLSTDELRSCLLYCCLYPEDYEIPKRQLIDYWISEGFVCDFDDGCDFIDDLLQACLLEEEGDDHVKMHDMIREMSLWIACTVDKEEQNFLVRAGVKLTEAPKVEEWEGAKRISLMKTRIQSLSEIPTCPRLVTLLLDGNWIEEITDGFFQSMSSLRVLSLRINLSLSKLPSGISNLVSLHHLDLSRTNITGLPQELKALEKLRYLNLDHTRFLSIIPPQLISGFSKLEVLRLLSRGRWSVLEEEEGSVLCDDAEPLMKELLGLKHLNVLSWSFRSSLAVQKFLKYPKLVSITQSVWVECGTYTRPPFNVLHLAYMENLQELELGSSKLEEMKIDSTEEVKKLFRNGFRSLNTVVLRSCRGKDLTWLVFVQNLKQLNMQGFTMEEIISVDKLSDISEIIGSEHNIFARLEYLTMWRGTNVKSVYPNPLPFPKLKKIQVFHCRQLKKLPLNSSSAKGRRVVIEGTKKWWEELQWEDQATQNAFFSCAVLWEDPYY, from the exons ATGGGTAACCTAATCTCAACCTTCTTACCAGCAGACTTATTTGATCGAATTTCAAACTGCGTTGGTGAACAAGCAAAATATGTATGGGGTCTCGAAAAAAATCTTCGGATCTTGGAGACTGAATTGCACAAATTGACTCGAGCAAGGGCCGATCTGAAGACCAGGGTTGAGGTCGAACAACAACGACCTCGAACCAGACGAACGAACCAGGTCGCAGGGTGGCTTGAAGATGTGCAAAATCTGGAAACTGAATTTACCGAGCTGGAACGAGTCAGAGCTCAAGAAATGGATAGATTGTGCCTTGGAGGCCTCTGTTCCAAAAACTTCGTTTTAAGCTACAATTACGGGACTAAGGTGGTCGAGTTGACGGATCGAGTGATCAATTTAAAGAAAGACggagaaaaaattgaagtcgTTGTTGAGAAGGCGCCGGATGGTGCAGCAATTGAATTACCTCTTGATCACACAGTTGTTGGTCAAGAACTATTACTTGGTCAAGTTTGGAGATGTATCACTGATCAGGAAAAGAACAGGGGAATTATCGGCTTGTATGGTATAGGGGGAGTCGGCAAAACTACCCTTTTAAAACAAGTCAACAACAACTTCTGCCATCAACAGCATAATTTTGATGTTGTTATCTGGGCGGCTGTGTCAACACTTCAAGATGACATTGGAAAAAGGATTGGCTTTTCAGAAGACAGAAACTGGAAGGAAAAAAGTCTTCAAGACAAGGCTGTGGACATCGCTAGCATTCTAAGCGGAAAGAAGTTTGTGTTGTTATTAGATGATATATGGGAGCCCATTGATTTAACACAGCTGGGTGTCCCTCTTCAAAATCTAAATGATGGGTCCAAAATAGTCTTGACAACTCGTTCAGCTGGGGTTTGCGATCAAATGGACGCTGAAAAGGTGGAAGTGTCTAGTTTGGCACATGATGAAGCCTGGAAATTATTTCAGGAGATGATCGAAAGATCCACTCTTGACAGTCATACCAGTATTCCAGGGCTAGCCGAAACCCTGGCAAGAGAGTGTGGTGGGTTGCCGCTAGCGCTTAAAACAGTGGGTCGAGCCATGAAAAGCCAAAGGAAAGTTGGAGATTGGAAACGTGCAATTCACAAAATGAGAACATCAGCTTCTAAATTCTCAGGTATGAAAGAAGAGGTGTTTTCGCGTTTAAAGTTCAGCTATGATAGTTTGTCTACGGATGAACTTCGTTCCTGTCTCCTGTATTGCTGTTTGTATCCTGAAGACTACGAAATTCCTAAAAGGCAATTGATTGATTATTGGATTAGTGAAGGATTTGTGTgtgattttgatgatggatGCGATTTTATTGATGAC CTTCTTCAAGCATGCTTATTGGAGGAAGAAGGCGATGATCATGTAAAGATGCACGATATGATTCGTGAGATGTCATTATGGATAGCGTGCACGGTAGACAAGGAGGAGCAGAACTTTCTGGTTCGCGCTGGAGTTAAACTGACCGAAGCACCAAAGGTTGAAGAATGGGAAGGTGCCAAACGGATCTCTCTGATGAAAACTAGAATTCAAAGCCTATCGGAAATTCCCACGTGTCCACGTCTCGTCACTTTACTTCTGGATGGAAATTGGATTGAGGAGATTACTGATGGCTTCTTTCAATCGATGTCTTCTCTTAGAGTATTAAGTCTACGAATAAATCTTTCCCTAAGTAAACTACCATCAGGGATTTCAAATTTGGTTTCATTGCATCATCTTGATCTATCACGGACTAATATAACTGGGTTGCCGCAAGAGCTGAAGGCATTGGAGAAGCTGAGATATTTGAACTTGGACCATACACGGTTTTTGTCTATAATCCCACCTCAGTTGATATCTGGCTTTTCAAAGTTGGAGGTACTCAGGTTGCTTTCGCGCGGTCGCTGGAGCGtattagaagaagaagaaggtagCGTTCTATGTGATGATGCTGAACCTTTGATGAAGGAATTGCTGGGTTTGAAgcatttaaatgttttaagcTGGTCCTTCCGAAGTTCACTTGCTGTCCAAAAGTTTTTGAAATATCCAAAGCTGGTGAGCATCACTCAATCTGTATGGGTTGAATGTGGCACGTATACAAGGCCACCGTTCAATGTCTTACATCTGGCATACATGGAGAATCTTCAGGAGTTAGAACTTGGATCCTCTAAGTTGGAAGAGATGAAGATTGACAGCACAGAAGAGGTAAAGAAACTTTTTCGAAATGGTTTCCGCAGTCTTAACACAGTTGTCCTAAGGTCTTGCAGAGGGAAGGACTTAACGTGGCTTGTTTTTGTTCAAAACCTCAAGCAGCTAAATATGCAGGGTTTTACTATGGAAGAAATAATCAGTGTTGATAAATTGAGTGATATTTCAGAGATAATCGGGTCAGAGCATAACATTTTCGCACGACTCGAATATCTAACCATGTGGCGGGGAACAAATGTAAAGAGCGTTTACCCGAATCCCCTGCCCTTTCCAAAGCTGAAGAAAATTCAAGTATTTCATTGCCGACAGCTGAAGAAGCTCCCACTCAATTCCAGCAGCGCGAAGGGACGTCGAGTTGTCATCGAGGGAACGAAAAAATGGTGGGAAGAGCTACAATGGGAGGATCAAGCCACCCAAAATGCTTTCTTTTCCTGTGCCGTACTTTGGGAGGATccttattattaa
- the LOC102627542 gene encoding probable disease resistance protein At5g63020 isoform X2 produces the protein MGNLISTFLPADLFDRISNCVGEQAKYVWGLEKNLRILETELHKLTRARADLKTRVEVEQQRPRTRRTNQVAGWLEDVQNLETEFTELERVRAQEMDRLCLGGLCSKNFVLSYNYGTKVVELTDRVINLKKDGEKIEVVVEKAPDGAAIELPLDHTVVGQELLLGQVWRCITDQEKNRGIIGLYGIGGVGKTTLLKQVNNNFCHQQHNFDVVIWAAVSTLQDDIGKRIGFSEDRNWKEKSLQDKAVDIASILSGKKFVLLLDDIWEPIDLTQLGVPLQNLNDGSKIVLTTRSAGVCDQMDAEKVEVSSLAHDEAWKLFQEMIERSTLDSHTSIPGLAETLARECGGLPLALKTVGRAMKSQRKVGDWKRAIHKMRTSASKFSGMKEEVFSRLKFSYDSLSTDELRSCLQYCCLYPEDYEIPRRELIDYWISEGFVCDFDDGCDFIDDLLQACLLEEEGDDHVKMHDMIREMSLWIACTVDKEEQNFLVRAGVKLTEAPKVEEWEGAKRISLMKTRIQSLSEIPTCPRLVTLLLDGNWIEEITDGFFQSMSSLRVLSLRINLSLSKLPSGISNLVSLHHLDLSRTNITGLPQELKALEKLRYLNLDHTRFLSIIPPQLISGFSKLEVLRLLSRGRWSVLEEEEGSVLCDDAEPLMKELLGLKHLNVLSWSFRSSLAVQKFLKYPKLVSITQSVWVECGTYTRPPFNVLHLAYMENLQELELGSSKLEEMKIDSTEEVKKLFRNGFRSLNTVVLRSCRGKDLTWLVFVQNLKQLNMQGFTMEEIISVDKLSDISEIIGSEHNIFARLEYLTMWRGTNVKSVYPNPLPFPKLKKIQVFHCRQLKKLPLNSSSAKGRRVVIEGTKKWWEELQWEDQATQNAFFSCAVLWEDPYY, from the exons ATGGGTAACCTAATCTCAACCTTCTTACCAGCAGACTTATTTGATCGAATTTCAAACTGCGTTGGTGAACAAGCAAAATATGTATGGGGTCTCGAAAAAAATCTTCGGATCTTGGAGACTGAATTGCACAAATTGACTCGAGCAAGGGCCGATCTGAAGACCAGGGTTGAGGTCGAACAACAACGACCTCGAACCAGACGAACGAACCAGGTCGCAGGGTGGCTTGAAGATGTGCAAAATCTGGAAACTGAATTTACCGAGCTGGAACGAGTCAGAGCTCAAGAAATGGATAGATTGTGCCTTGGAGGCCTCTGTTCCAAAAACTTCGTTTTAAGCTACAATTACGGGACTAAGGTGGTCGAGTTGACGGATCGAGTGATCAATTTAAAGAAAGACggagaaaaaattgaagtcgTTGTTGAGAAGGCGCCGGATGGTGCAGCAATTGAATTACCTCTTGATCACACAGTTGTTGGTCAAGAACTATTACTTGGTCAAGTTTGGAGATGTATCACTGATCAGGAAAAGAACAGGGGAATTATCGGCTTGTATGGTATAGGGGGAGTCGGCAAAACTACCCTTTTAAAACAAGTCAACAACAACTTCTGCCATCAACAGCATAATTTTGATGTTGTTATCTGGGCGGCTGTGTCAACACTTCAAGATGACATTGGAAAAAGGATTGGCTTTTCAGAAGACAGAAACTGGAAGGAAAAAAGTCTTCAAGACAAGGCTGTGGACATCGCTAGCATTCTAAGCGGAAAGAAGTTTGTGTTGTTATTAGATGATATATGGGAGCCCATTGATTTAACACAGCTGGGTGTCCCTCTTCAAAATCTAAATGATGGGTCCAAAATAGTCTTGACAACTCGTTCAGCTGGGGTTTGCGATCAAATGGACGCTGAAAAGGTGGAAGTGTCTAGTTTGGCACATGATGAAGCCTGGAAATTATTTCAGGAGATGATCGAAAGATCCACTCTTGACAGTCATACCAGTATTCCAGGGCTAGCCGAAACCCTGGCAAGAGAGTGTGGTGGGTTGCCGCTAGCGCTTAAAACAGTGGGTCGAGCCATGAAAAGCCAAAGGAAAGTTGGAGATTGGAAACGTGCAATTCACAAAATGAGAACATCAGCTTCTAAATTCTCAG GTATGAAAGAAGAGGTGTTTTCGCGTTTAAAGTTCAGCTATGATAGTTTGTCTACGGATGAACTTCGTTCCTGTCTCCAGTATTGTTGCTTATATCCTGAAGACTACGAAATTCCTAGAAGGGAATTGATTGATTACTGGATTAGTGAAGGATTTGTGTgtgattttgatgatggatGCGATTTTATTGATGACCTTCTTCAAGCATGCTTATTGGAGGAAGAAGGCGATGATCATGTAAAGATGCACGATATGATTCGTGAGATGTCATTATGGATAGCGTGCACGGTAGACAAGGAGGAGCAGAACTTTCTGGTTCGCGCTGGAGTTAAACTGACCGAAGCACCAAAGGTTGAAGAATGGGAAGGTGCCAAACGGATCTCTCTGATGAAAACTAGAATTCAAAGCCTATCGGAAATTCCCACGTGTCCACGTCTCGTCACTTTACTTCTGGATGGAAATTGGATTGAGGAGATTACTGATGGCTTCTTTCAATCGATGTCTTCTCTTAGAGTATTAAGTCTACGAATAAATCTTTCCCTAAGTAAACTACCATCAGGGATTTCAAATTTGGTTTCATTGCATCATCTTGATCTATCACGGACTAATATAACTGGGTTGCCGCAAGAGCTGAAGGCATTGGAGAAGCTGAGATATTTGAACTTGGACCATACACGGTTTTTGTCTATAATCCCACCTCAGTTGATATCTGGCTTTTCAAAGTTGGAGGTACTCAGGTTGCTTTCGCGCGGTCGCTGGAGCGtattagaagaagaagaaggtagCGTTCTATGTGATGATGCTGAACCTTTGATGAAGGAATTGCTGGGTTTGAAgcatttaaatgttttaagcTGGTCCTTCCGAAGTTCACTTGCTGTCCAAAAGTTTTTGAAATATCCAAAGCTGGTGAGCATCACTCAATCTGTATGGGTTGAATGTGGCACGTATACAAGGCCACCGTTCAATGTCTTACATCTGGCATACATGGAGAATCTTCAGGAGTTAGAACTTGGATCCTCTAAGTTGGAAGAGATGAAGATTGACAGCACAGAAGAGGTAAAGAAACTTTTTCGAAATGGTTTCCGCAGTCTTAACACAGTTGTCCTAAGGTCTTGCAGAGGGAAGGACTTAACGTGGCTTGTTTTTGTTCAAAACCTCAAGCAGCTAAATATGCAGGGTTTTACTATGGAAGAAATAATCAGTGTTGATAAATTGAGTGATATTTCAGAGATAATCGGGTCAGAGCATAACATTTTCGCACGACTCGAATATCTAACCATGTGGCGGGGAACAAATGTAAAGAGCGTTTACCCGAATCCCCTGCCCTTTCCAAAGCTGAAGAAAATTCAAGTATTTCATTGCCGACAGCTGAAGAAGCTCCCACTCAATTCCAGCAGCGCGAAGGGACGTCGAGTTGTCATCGAGGGAACGAAAAAATGGTGGGAAGAGCTACAATGGGAGGATCAAGCCACCCAAAATGCTTTCTTTTCCTGTGCCGTACTTTGGGAGGATccttattattaa
- the LOC112496246 gene encoding uncharacterized protein LOC112496246: MEVLLRPLFIIPSRTVTPPPPSPPHQSSHSQNSPFLPPLIPTLSKTLLSSSSRFLSPAPVRQAAQESQSSADVNADTREWFMQGGSGIIAVLKKIVIRSLLPATCSVSFFLVPLFQVVHQPQIHILSN; encoded by the exons ATGGAGGTTCTCTTGCGACCTCTCTTCATCATACCCTCCAGAACAGTAACCCCACCACCGCCATCACCACCCCACCAATCATCTCACTCTCAAAACTCTCCATTTTTGCCTCCATTAATTCCCACTCTCTCCAAAACCCTTCTTTCTTCCTCTTCTCGTTTCCTCTCGCCTGCCCCTG TTAGACAAGCAGCACAGGAGAGCCAATCGAGCGCGGACGTGAATGCCGATACAAGAGAATGGTTTATGCAAG GTGGAAGCGGCATCATAGCTGTACTGAAGAAGATCGTCATAAGGTCCCTTTTGCCAGCCACCTGCTCTGTATCATTCTTTCTTGTCCCTCTCTTTCAAGTCGTCCATCAACCTCAAATTCATATTCtcagcaattaa
- the LOC107174603 gene encoding uncharacterized protein LOC107174603 → MTGSFARGAPTFNSMFFKPIMRKSFQKKASSHDMMRETSLKSNAEEGNVMRRQQMNNNVGENEGNCGWVPHERTGIYYPKGHEKVIEDVPPSAGRDFEVNWFSETHG, encoded by the exons atgacaGGATCATTTGCTAGAGGAGCTCCCACCTTTAACTCCATGTTTTTCAA GCCAATAATGAGGAAATCCTTTCAAAAGAAAGCAAGTTCTCATGATATGATGAGAGAAACATCATTGAAATCCAATGCAGAAGAAGGAAATGTGATGAGGAGGCAGCAGATGAATAATAATGTGGGAGAAAATGAAGGGAATTGTGGCTGGGTTCCTCATGAAAGAACTGGgatttattacccaaaaggCCATGAAAAAGTTATTGAAGATGTTCCTCCTAGCGCTGGAAGAGATTTTGAAGTTAATTGGTTTTCAGAAACTcatggataa